Proteins encoded together in one Micromonospora auratinigra window:
- a CDS encoding class I SAM-dependent methyltransferase, with protein MRAGEPFAAPDRLLDDTTLEASAVVANSAMNRERQLAGVNSYTRELGFNPLDWLLTRTRRSRQATMGWLDLCCGTGRGLRQAADALARDGLDDRVTIVGVDLVDFFDPTPARGQALRLTCASITSWSPDRRFDLITCVHGLHYVGDKLGALTRVAGWLAEDGQFTADLDLDSIRRADGRPVGRLLATALRAAGFTVDTRRHRIGRRGPGPVSLPWTYLGADDRAGPNYTGQPAVHSYYAEAPGAR; from the coding sequence GTGCGTGCCGGTGAGCCGTTCGCCGCGCCCGACCGCCTGCTCGACGACACGACGCTGGAAGCGTCCGCGGTGGTGGCGAACTCCGCGATGAACCGGGAGCGCCAGCTCGCCGGTGTGAACAGCTACACCAGGGAACTCGGGTTCAATCCGCTCGACTGGCTCCTGACCAGGACGCGGCGGTCGCGGCAGGCGACGATGGGCTGGCTGGACCTGTGCTGCGGGACCGGCCGGGGCCTGCGGCAGGCCGCGGACGCCCTCGCCCGGGACGGCCTCGACGACCGGGTCACGATCGTCGGCGTCGACCTGGTCGACTTCTTCGACCCCACGCCCGCCCGGGGGCAGGCGCTGCGATTGACCTGTGCCTCGATCACGTCCTGGTCGCCCGACCGCCGGTTCGACCTGATCACCTGCGTGCACGGGCTGCACTACGTCGGCGACAAGCTGGGGGCCCTGACCCGCGTCGCCGGTTGGCTCGCCGAGGACGGGCAGTTCACCGCCGACCTCGACCTGGACAGCATCCGCCGCGCCGACGGCCGGCCCGTCGGCCGGCTACTGGCCACCGCACTGCGCGCGGCCGGCTTCACCGTCGACACCCGCCGCCACCGGATCGGCCGCCGGGGACCGGGCCCGGTGTCCCTGCCCTGGACCTACCTGGGTGCCGACGACCGGGCCGGGCCGAACTACACCGGCCAGCCTGCGGTCCACTCCTACTACGCGGAAGCGCCCGGGGCCCGGTGA
- a CDS encoding CPBP family intramembrane glutamic endopeptidase — translation MTTNLPIHSPTHRPDRIRHDVGVDLAAPPPPPPPAAVPYAAPPPAAPAPTGWLRRPGPGTPYHRLARTAAHRWWRPVLGTVVLVVGAIAAIIGLMAVWWTVGHLTGRPLDADDFPTFGPVADTALTLLVVAVLLPVVLLAAFAVQARPVGTLSSVCGRLRWRWLAECLLPALLAVGLLLAGMAGFFALAGETVLPGAESLVDAGTLAVSLVMLVVLVPVQAAAEEYLCRGWLLQAVGVFLRTPWPGIAVQAVVFATLHGWGTPWGFIDLCFFGAALGWLTVRTGGLEAAIAWHVVNNLAFMGLAAAFGQLADQETAADAGWQLLPVDVLAITAYVLVVDRLARRRRIARTVPAAPVGPPTTPAPALP, via the coding sequence ATGACGACGAACCTACCGATCCACTCCCCCACCCACCGGCCGGACCGGATACGGCACGATGTCGGAGTGGATCTCGCCGCACCTCCACCCCCACCCCCGCCCGCCGCCGTCCCGTACGCCGCCCCGCCGCCCGCCGCGCCCGCGCCGACGGGATGGCTCCGCCGGCCCGGGCCCGGCACGCCGTACCACCGTCTCGCCCGCACCGCCGCGCACCGCTGGTGGCGTCCGGTGCTCGGCACCGTCGTGCTGGTGGTGGGCGCCATCGCCGCGATCATCGGCCTGATGGCCGTCTGGTGGACGGTCGGCCACCTCACCGGCCGACCCCTCGACGCCGACGACTTCCCGACCTTCGGTCCGGTGGCCGACACGGCGTTGACGCTGCTGGTGGTGGCGGTGCTGCTCCCGGTCGTCCTCCTGGCCGCGTTCGCGGTGCAGGCGCGACCGGTCGGCACCCTGTCCTCGGTGTGCGGGCGGCTGCGCTGGCGGTGGCTGGCCGAGTGCCTGCTGCCGGCCCTCCTCGCGGTCGGCCTGCTGCTGGCCGGGATGGCGGGCTTCTTCGCCCTCGCCGGTGAGACCGTCCTGCCCGGCGCGGAGTCCCTGGTGGACGCGGGCACCCTCGCGGTGAGCCTGGTGATGCTCGTCGTGCTGGTGCCGGTCCAGGCCGCCGCCGAGGAGTACCTCTGCCGGGGCTGGCTGCTCCAGGCCGTCGGCGTCTTCCTGCGGACGCCGTGGCCGGGGATCGCGGTGCAGGCGGTCGTGTTCGCCACCCTGCACGGGTGGGGTACCCCGTGGGGCTTCATAGACCTGTGCTTCTTCGGGGCCGCCCTCGGGTGGCTGACCGTGCGTACCGGTGGTCTGGAGGCGGCCATCGCCTGGCACGTGGTGAACAACCTGGCGTTCATGGGGCTGGCGGCGGCCTTCGGCCAGCTCGCCGATCAGGAGACGGCGGCCGATGCCGGCTGGCAGCTGCTGCCGGTGGACGTGCTCGCCATCACCGCGTACGTGCTGGTCGTCGACCGGCTTGCCCGGCGTCGGCGGATCGCGCGGACCGTGCCCGCCGCGCCGGTCGGACCTCCGACCACGCCCGCGCCCGCACTGCCCTGA
- a CDS encoding OsmC family protein: MSDDTFRSVRIERTALGSYQVRNARGGSIAMGSGDDDSFTPVELLLAAIGGCTAIDVDLITSRRAEPDGFAVEVSGDKIRDEAGGNRMRNLRVEFTVTFPAGPDGDRAREALPRSLQQSHDRLCTVSRTVELGTAVTVVDAAATDRG, encoded by the coding sequence ATGAGTGACGACACCTTCCGCTCGGTACGGATCGAGCGCACCGCCCTGGGCAGCTACCAGGTACGCAACGCCCGGGGTGGCTCGATCGCGATGGGCTCCGGCGACGACGACAGCTTCACGCCGGTGGAGCTGCTGCTGGCCGCCATCGGCGGGTGCACCGCCATCGACGTCGACCTGATCACCAGCCGGCGTGCCGAACCGGACGGGTTCGCCGTCGAGGTCAGCGGCGACAAGATCCGTGACGAGGCCGGCGGCAACCGGATGCGGAACCTGCGGGTCGAGTTCACCGTGACGTTCCCGGCGGGACCGGACGGTGACCGGGCGCGCGAGGCGCTGCCCCGCTCGTTGCAGCAGTCGCACGACCGGCTCTGCACCGTCTCCCGTACCGTCGAACTCGGCACGGCCGTGACCGTCGTCGACGCCGCCGCTACCGACCGGGGCTGA
- a CDS encoding YciI family protein: protein MAKYLLLKHYRGAPAPANDVPMEKWTPEEISAHIQYMNDFAARLEETGEFVDGQALAPQGAWVRYDGPGRPPVTDGPFAETKDLIAGWMVIDVDSYERAVELAGELSAAPGAGGEPIHEWLELRPFLTEPPTITE from the coding sequence ATGGCCAAGTACCTGCTGCTCAAGCACTACCGTGGCGCTCCGGCTCCGGCCAACGACGTGCCGATGGAGAAGTGGACGCCGGAGGAGATCTCGGCGCACATCCAGTACATGAACGACTTCGCCGCCCGGCTGGAGGAGACCGGCGAGTTCGTCGACGGCCAGGCGCTCGCCCCGCAGGGGGCGTGGGTCCGGTACGACGGGCCGGGCCGGCCGCCGGTCACCGACGGTCCCTTCGCCGAGACGAAGGACCTGATCGCCGGCTGGATGGTGATCGACGTGGACAGCTACGAGCGCGCCGTCGAGCTGGCGGGGGAGCTGTCGGCCGCCCCCGGCGCGGGCGGCGAGCCGATCCACGAGTGGCTGGAGCTGCGCCCGTTCCTCACCGAGCCGCCCACCATCACGGAGTGA
- a CDS encoding RNA polymerase sigma factor: MDEALLRSLTPQVLGVLVRRGADFAAAEDAVQDALVEALRAWPADPPRDPKGWLVTVAWRKFLDAARADAARRRREDRVEEEPPPGPVPATDDTLQLYFRCAHPSLTPSSAVALTLRAVGGLTTRQIAQAYLVPEATMAQRISRAKRTVSGVRFDRPGDVATVLRVLYLVFNEGYSGQVDLAAEAIRLTRQLAAAIDHPEVAGLLALMLLHHARRASRTASDGSLVPLAAQDRSRWDTTAIAEGIGILQVALSRDRLGEFQAQAAVAALHADARSAEETDWVQIVEWYDELVRLTDSPVVRLNRAVAVGEADGARAGLAALAGLDDTLPRHTAVAAYLHERAGDPATAARLYAEAARQAPNLAERDHLTRQAARLNARR; encoded by the coding sequence ATGGACGAGGCCCTGCTCCGGAGCCTCACCCCGCAGGTGCTCGGGGTCCTCGTCCGCCGCGGAGCCGACTTCGCGGCGGCCGAGGACGCCGTGCAGGACGCGCTGGTCGAGGCGCTGCGCGCCTGGCCGGCCGACCCGCCGCGCGACCCGAAGGGCTGGCTGGTCACGGTGGCCTGGCGCAAGTTCCTCGACGCCGCCCGCGCCGACGCCGCCCGCCGCCGCCGGGAGGACCGGGTCGAGGAGGAGCCGCCTCCCGGGCCGGTGCCCGCGACCGACGACACGCTCCAGCTCTACTTCCGCTGCGCCCACCCCTCGCTGACGCCGTCCTCTGCGGTCGCGCTCACGCTGCGCGCCGTGGGCGGGCTGACCACCCGGCAGATCGCCCAGGCGTACCTGGTGCCCGAGGCGACGATGGCGCAGCGCATCAGCCGGGCCAAGCGCACCGTCTCCGGCGTCCGGTTCGACCGGCCCGGCGACGTCGCCACCGTGCTGCGCGTGCTCTACCTGGTCTTCAACGAGGGCTACTCCGGACAGGTCGACCTCGCCGCCGAGGCGATCCGGCTCACCCGGCAGCTCGCGGCCGCGATCGACCATCCCGAGGTGGCCGGGCTGCTGGCGCTGATGCTGCTGCACCACGCCCGGCGTGCCAGCCGGACGGCGTCCGACGGCAGCCTGGTCCCGCTCGCCGCGCAGGACCGCAGCCGGTGGGACACCACGGCGATCGCCGAGGGCATCGGGATCCTCCAGGTGGCGCTGTCCCGGGACCGGCTGGGCGAGTTCCAGGCCCAGGCCGCCGTCGCGGCGCTGCACGCCGACGCGCGCAGCGCCGAGGAGACCGACTGGGTGCAGATCGTCGAGTGGTACGACGAGTTGGTGCGGCTCACCGACAGCCCGGTGGTCCGGCTCAACCGCGCGGTGGCGGTCGGCGAGGCCGACGGGGCGCGTGCCGGGCTGGCGGCCCTCGCCGGCCTGGACGACACCCTGCCGCGGCACACCGCGGTGGCGGCGTACCTGCACGAGCGCGCCGGTGACCCGGCCACGGCGGCCCGGCTCTACGCCGAGGCGGCGCGGCAGGCCCCGAACCTCGCCGAGCGCGACCACCTGACCCGGCAGGCGGCCCGGCTCAACGCCCGCCGTTGA
- a CDS encoding COG1361 family protein, translating to MLVLLGAAGVPTASASAAPKGPDLTVDLVGGTIPLGVTSKTLTLRITNEGDAKPTDARVYVQVLAPVDDAQKVTLWPTGALGDCDGDVVGWYCEVRPEHLPGPGETAELPVSAGIQARQPMNLEIKASVEVKPNDVDPADNTRSFTVRVVDRPAADLSVVAPDVTKAVRVGTGGGLEPTGPLPPGGTGAVRYTIANQGLAPVDGVRVELHLPAGVTFTAPPGECVLGDAGRSAVCTYDRLALIPVKQDTDPDDALHSAVALQHLVTVSADTRAPVTLRGGTVRVEGLRAERPESAAPARAALPTNAVAVPAADVDTSDNQDGFAVVVAAKSSGGGTGNGGDHPGGGTGGSGGSGGGGLPVTGPAAAPVAGIGLALLVGGGVLLLGTRRRRTAGGGRSAG from the coding sequence GTGCTGGTTCTGCTGGGTGCGGCGGGGGTGCCGACGGCGTCCGCCTCGGCGGCCCCGAAGGGCCCGGACCTCACGGTCGACCTGGTCGGCGGGACGATTCCACTCGGCGTCACGAGCAAGACCCTGACCCTCAGGATCACCAACGAGGGCGACGCGAAGCCGACCGACGCCCGGGTGTACGTCCAGGTGTTGGCCCCGGTGGACGACGCCCAGAAGGTCACGCTCTGGCCGACCGGGGCCCTCGGTGACTGCGACGGCGACGTCGTCGGGTGGTACTGCGAGGTGCGGCCGGAACACCTCCCCGGGCCGGGCGAGACCGCCGAGCTGCCGGTGAGCGCCGGCATCCAGGCCAGGCAGCCGATGAACCTGGAGATCAAGGCGTCCGTCGAGGTCAAGCCCAACGACGTCGACCCGGCCGACAACACCCGGTCGTTCACCGTCCGGGTCGTCGACCGGCCGGCGGCCGACCTGTCGGTGGTCGCCCCGGACGTGACGAAGGCGGTCCGGGTCGGTACGGGCGGCGGCCTCGAACCCACCGGGCCGTTGCCGCCGGGCGGCACGGGAGCGGTCCGCTACACCATCGCCAACCAGGGCCTGGCACCGGTCGACGGGGTCCGGGTCGAGCTGCACCTGCCCGCCGGCGTGACGTTCACCGCGCCGCCCGGCGAGTGCGTGCTCGGCGACGCCGGCCGGTCGGCGGTCTGCACCTACGACCGGCTCGCCCTGATCCCGGTCAAGCAGGACACCGACCCGGACGACGCCCTGCACTCCGCCGTGGCGCTGCAGCACCTGGTGACCGTGTCCGCCGACACCCGCGCGCCGGTCACGCTGCGGGGCGGCACCGTGCGGGTCGAGGGTCTGCGGGCGGAGCGACCGGAGTCGGCCGCCCCAGCGCGGGCCGCGCTTCCCACGAACGCCGTCGCCGTGCCGGCGGCCGACGTGGACACCAGCGACAACCAGGACGGGTTCGCCGTCGTGGTCGCCGCGAAGAGCAGCGGCGGCGGCACCGGCAACGGCGGCGACCACCCCGGCGGCGGAACTGGCGGCAGTGGTGGCAGTGGCGGCGGTGGCCTGCCGGTCACCGGGCCGGCGGCCGCGCCGGTCGCCGGCATCGGTCTCGCCCTGCTGGTCGGTGGTGGCGTGCTGCTGCTCGGCACCCGTCGCCGCCGGACCGCCGGCGGCGGACGGTCGGCCGGCTGA
- the ddaH gene encoding dimethylargininase translates to MTRGIALVRQPGDRLAEGLVTHIERSDVDVAAARRQHEAYRAALAGAGWQVHEVEPADHCPDAVFVEDTVVVCADLAVLTRPGAPERRPEVAGTEKAVRAVGLEVVRIEAPGTLDGGDVLQVGSTVYVGLGGRTDAEGVRQLAAHLATRGRTVVPVPLREVLHLKSAVTALPDGTLLALPELFDATALRQPVRPVDEEAGCHVVPLGDGLVLLAASAPRTAALVADLGFTPVVVDISEYEKLEGCVTCLSVLIPAS, encoded by the coding sequence ATGACGCGAGGCATCGCCCTGGTCCGGCAACCCGGCGACCGGCTGGCCGAGGGGCTGGTCACCCACATCGAGCGCAGCGACGTGGACGTCGCGGCGGCCCGGCGGCAGCACGAGGCGTACCGGGCGGCGCTCGCCGGGGCGGGCTGGCAGGTCCACGAGGTCGAGCCGGCCGACCACTGCCCCGACGCGGTGTTCGTCGAGGACACCGTCGTGGTCTGCGCCGACCTGGCGGTGCTCACCCGGCCGGGCGCGCCGGAGCGCCGCCCCGAGGTCGCCGGCACCGAGAAGGCGGTACGCGCCGTCGGGCTGGAGGTGGTGCGCATCGAGGCGCCCGGCACCCTGGACGGCGGTGACGTGCTCCAGGTCGGCAGCACCGTCTACGTGGGACTGGGCGGCCGGACCGACGCGGAGGGCGTCCGCCAGTTGGCCGCCCACCTGGCGACCCGGGGGCGCACCGTGGTCCCGGTGCCGCTGCGCGAGGTACTGCACCTCAAGTCGGCGGTGACCGCGCTGCCCGACGGCACCCTGCTCGCCCTGCCGGAGCTGTTCGACGCGACCGCGCTGCGGCAGCCGGTGCGCCCGGTGGACGAGGAGGCCGGCTGTCACGTCGTACCCCTCGGCGACGGCCTCGTCCTGCTGGCGGCGTCGGCGCCGCGCACCGCGGCGCTCGTCGCCGACCTCGGCTTCACGCCGGTCGTCGTCGACATCAGCGAGTACGAGAAGCTCGAAGGCTGCGTGACCTGCCTGAGCGTGCTGATCCCGGCCTCCTGA
- a CDS encoding SRPBCC family protein — MERTDRASRLIAAPPAAVYAALLDPDALAAWLPPDGMRGRIERWDPRPGGGFRMVLTYLDATGNPGKTSDATDVVDVGFADLVPAERVVQRAVFEADDPAYAGTMTMTWQLAAAGAGTGVTVTATGVPPGIDQAVHQEAMASSLANLAAHVEAVG, encoded by the coding sequence ATGGAACGGACCGACCGGGCCAGCCGGCTGATCGCGGCACCACCGGCGGCCGTGTACGCCGCCCTGCTCGACCCGGACGCGCTGGCCGCCTGGCTGCCGCCCGACGGGATGCGCGGCCGGATCGAGCGGTGGGATCCCCGGCCCGGCGGCGGGTTCCGGATGGTGCTCACCTACCTCGACGCCACCGGCAACCCCGGCAAGACCTCCGACGCGACCGACGTGGTGGACGTCGGCTTCGCCGACCTGGTGCCGGCGGAGCGGGTGGTGCAGCGGGCCGTGTTCGAGGCCGACGACCCGGCGTACGCGGGCACCATGACGATGACCTGGCAGCTGGCCGCCGCCGGGGCGGGGACCGGGGTGACCGTCACCGCCACCGGCGTGCCGCCCGGCATCGACCAGGCCGTCCACCAGGAGGCGATGGCCTCCTCACTGGCCAACCTGGCCGCGCACGTGGAGGCGGTGGGTTAG
- a CDS encoding helix-turn-helix transcriptional regulator, which produces MCHPAWGRARTEAQRLADLARLRRVRDRIDREYAQPLDVEALARAVHLSAGHLSRQFRLAYGESPYAYLMTRRVERAMALLRRGDLSVTEVCFAVGCSSLGTFSTRFTELVGVPPSVYRRRAAPAAGVPSCLVKQANRPVRRRAAVPGRVPAGSPRG; this is translated from the coding sequence ATGTGTCACCCCGCCTGGGGCCGCGCCCGCACCGAGGCGCAGCGGCTGGCGGACCTCGCGCGGCTGCGCCGGGTCCGCGACCGCATCGACCGGGAGTACGCCCAACCGCTGGACGTCGAGGCCCTCGCCCGGGCCGTGCACCTGTCCGCCGGTCACCTGAGCCGGCAGTTCCGGCTGGCCTACGGTGAGTCGCCGTACGCGTACCTGATGACCCGCCGCGTCGAGCGCGCGATGGCACTGCTGCGCCGCGGCGACCTGAGCGTCACCGAGGTGTGCTTCGCCGTCGGCTGCTCCTCGCTCGGCACCTTCAGCACCCGCTTCACCGAACTCGTCGGTGTTCCGCCCAGCGTCTACCGACGCCGCGCGGCCCCGGCGGCGGGCGTACCGTCCTGCCTGGTCAAGCAGGCGAACCGGCCGGTCCGGCGACGGGCGGCAGTGCCCGGCCGGGTGCCGGCCGGATCGCCGCGGGGCTGA
- a CDS encoding VOC family protein yields MDLTIHTTVLPHLDADASLAFYRDVLGFEVRTDVGQGRMRWITVGPAHQPDTSILLAPPAVDPGITEDERRTISEMMAKGTYGWILLATRDLDSTFEKVQAGDTEVVQEPTEQPYGIRDCAFRDPAGNLVRIQELR; encoded by the coding sequence ATGGATCTCACCATTCACACCACCGTCCTGCCGCACCTCGACGCGGACGCCTCGCTGGCGTTCTACCGCGACGTCCTCGGCTTCGAGGTCCGCACCGACGTCGGGCAGGGCCGGATGCGCTGGATCACGGTCGGCCCGGCCCACCAGCCGGACACGTCGATCCTGCTCGCGCCGCCGGCCGTCGACCCCGGCATCACCGAGGACGAGCGGCGGACCATCAGCGAGATGATGGCGAAGGGCACCTACGGCTGGATCCTGCTGGCCACCCGCGACCTCGACAGCACCTTCGAGAAGGTGCAGGCCGGCGACACCGAGGTGGTCCAGGAGCCGACCGAGCAGCCGTACGGCATCCGCGACTGTGCCTTTCGCGACCCCGCCGGCAACCTGGTCCGCATCCAGGAACTGCGCTGA